TGTACTGTTCAAAGTATGTGTTCTTAGCATTATTATTCCTCACAGAAACACTTTATATATGATGGATGTTAAAGGAAATACTCTATTAAAAAGGCCACAGTAATGTAATGGTGATTAAGCTTTTTATTTCTTAATGATAGTGTTCTGCTTGGCTTGTGAGTTGTTGTCCTGCCATGTTCTCATTTTCACTCTTTGATTGTGAGGGAAGCACAGCGGGGGATTAGCAAGACTATTCTTTGGGGCACCTGGGAAGTCATTTGCCAAGTGTAATGATTTTCCAGGCAAAAACGCACGGCTGATTGTATTCCTTGGCTTTGACTTCATGCCCAATgcagtaaatgtgtgtgtgcgtgcgcaagAGCAGTCAGCAGTTTTGTCTAATTGAAATGGACAGGATGGGCAGTCCTCAGCCTCTGCTGCCCATTAAAAGATTGTCCTGCAGCCCTTCGTCGCGCGCACACTGCTGCAATTTGCTCAAATGAGCTGGCTCGCTCTCTTCCACATATTACGGCTGACAGACGGAAGTGGTGCTCAGGAGTGATTGCTAGCCAGGAGATCGGGTGCGTCGACCTCTCATCGGTATTCCTCGCCCGTGTTCttttcagagtttctgtctggcATTTCAATCACacataagtaaaaaaaaaaaaaagatttttaaccCATAAGAACCCACCGTGACACAGGTGTCACCGCCCTTTTAAATGCTCTGGAAATTTtcgttttcagctgtttctcaTATTTTAACCCATGGAGTCCCCAAGTGACACATAGTGAACAACCTGATGTGGTCATGTGACATGTCATGTGAGTTTATGTTACCTTGACAACATTTCCAAGATGTCCGTGTGCCTGACTGGCTCATGTCACAGAGCAAgccaattttaaaaagcttgttttttgtttcaaaaGGTAATATTCAAGCCATTTATCAATTGTTTTCCTTCAATTACAGGTCCTTGATAGTATTCATTCTGTACTGATCAAATTCTTTCAATAATTTGATATAAAACAAATGAGGAAAATATAGCTGTGACATATATGTCACATCGGGACTTTACACAaaaaattttcattaaaaacccCATGTGGCATATTTGTcactaaaagaaataaagtaatGTTCTGCTGAGGTTTTTTGGCTGATTTAAGTTAAGAAACAATTGCTGCTCccctaataaatataaattaataaaataaattaataaaaaagttTCTACTGCAAAATATATTCACTATAattcattaccattttatttgtttctgtagcATGAAGAACAAAAAGCGGTACAGTGTCCAGGATGCACTAGAAATTATTCAAGGAGATGACAGTGAGTTTGAGGGATGTGAAGATAGCTCAGATGAAGACCCTGACTATACTCCCAGCAGCAAAGACATTGATAATGATGAGTCTAGTGAGTCCTGCGATTCAGACGATAGTGAGTTAAATGAGGAACCACAGCCAAAGATGAATCCTGCCCAGCAAAATACTGTTGTTTAAAGGAAGAACTCTGCCATCAAACCAAAACTACACAGTGTTTGCAGagaactttttcacttcagtGGCACTGGTTCTTGAGCTTCTACAGTGGCAGATCTACTTTGTAGGAACAATCAGAAGCAATCGCCTGGCTGGCTGTCAGCTTGAGGATGAGAAAAGTCTTGCCAAGAGAGGCAGAGGGGCTGTTGATgccagagtggaaaaaaaagaaagcattgcCGGTGTCAAGTGGTATGACAACAGATGTGTTACCCTGATCTCCCCTTACTGTGCCGCAGAACCTCAGGACAAAGCTCAATGCTGGGGCAAATGAGACAAAGCATTTGTGGAAGTCAACAGGCCACACACTGTGAAGGAGTAAAACACATACatgggaggggtagacctccTAGATGCATGTGTTGGTAGACACAAGTACCACATGAGGTCACGGAGGTGATACCTGTACCTGTGTTGGCAGACCATAATGCTGGCCATGGTAAATGCATGGCTGCTCTACCATCGCGACTGTAATCTACTTGAAGTCAACAAGCCAATGAAACAAAGGTGCTACCAGGCAGAGGTGGCATCAAGCTTAATTCTCTGGCACTCACAAAGGGGTTGACCATTACTCTGCACCAcatctccacctccaccaccaaaGAGAGTATGAGTTCGCTTGGAAAGATGTTCGCTTGGAAAACTGGTCACACTGGTCCAAGCGGACCTCACATACACAAAGGTTTTGACCAAGAGTAGTTTATTGGtcactttttcagttttgttaacAATTCCACTCATTTGTGAAGAAGACTTCTAATATGTAGCTGTGCGCAAATTTTTGTGTTGTAAAGCAACTCTAAGGAGGATTTTGTTGTTGAATCCAAGAGCTAAAGTTATTATTTTGACCCACTGTtgtggaaataataataaaaagggaGTAAGTGTTACAAAGCAAGAAAAGACTATCAAGCAAATTCATTAATATTGAGGATAATATGTACCTTTAACGCCCGATGTGACATATCAGTAACATTTCAGATCTTTGCATCTGGGGGaagttattttgaaaaaaatgtcagaaatattttctttgtgaTCTGTTCATTAAGAATGATGACCCACATAATTTTCCTCCAAGGAGAAATGGGTGTGGGTTCTTATGGGTTAAAAAGAATTATTGCATCACTTAGATTCTCCTTCAAGCATTGAGTTGCTGTCCAGTGAAAGCCATGTATCTCCATTATGCCAACTTTAACATTAACTAAGAATGAGAGCTTTGTATCCAGCTATCCACTTCATtgaattatttattgatttctttAGCTTACAAAGTAGATGTTTGTAAACCTACAAAGAAATGCCCAGTGTTTATGTGCTGTACTACCTTGCCCTGCAGCATTTCCTTCCTCATAAGAAAGGCCCATGGCAGCTGAAGATCCTGTTTGCCCAACGGTCCAAAGAAATGCTGACATTCTTTGGACCGTTGGGCAATTGTGCACATTTCAAAAAGCTGTGGTCAGTCTGCATTTTGCCTAATCATTtcatttgaaatcatttttctCTGCACCTTCTAACCCACAGCTGCTTCGCAAACTGCGGCGCACGGCCTCCAAATGCAACAGCAGTTACATCTGTGCTCAAAGATTGCCGAGTAACGGTTCTACAGTAACCGCTTCTCAACAGCTCATCCATGTAAAACCTCAAGCACGCACGCTCGGTCACATTTCTCTGCTTGATGAGCGCTGGAGCAATGCTGAGTGGTTAACTGTTGCCAGGCTTGGGAGGGAGGCTATATTTGGAGTGACTGCAGACCTCGCTCATAAGTCAACGGCTCTTTCTGTGTAATCAGTTCATGTATAAATATAACATTTCCCTCCTTATGTATACATGTGAACTGTATGAACAGGGTATGTGCTGTTCTTCGAATCTAAGCCTCAAGCTTTTTACACTGAAACCAGCGAGTGGATTATTCATTTGGTCATAATGTCATCCTCTTAAAATAACGgcctaagtcttttttttttcttttcaggtttttcagaaaaaacaaactgaaccaaacattgaaaatatgatttaggcaaaaaaataaaacatttgttaaaaaaaaaaaaaaaatgccttagGGCATTATTTTAAGAGTGTGACAATATACCATTTCCTATCTGCCAGGTATTACGagttaatgaaaaaatataCTCTGCAGTGAGAGCTCACCTAGTCAGCTTTTTATGGCGTCCAAATTATTCAGCCTTTCAATCACCTTTCCTACTTAACTATAAGGAGTCGAggataaaattacaaaataatttaGGCAGTTTAAAGCCACTGACTAGAGTAATATCTGCCAATCCGAGTCACTGCAATTAATTGACTTTTCACCATAGCCTTTAGAGAGTTTAAGGGGAAAAATTAAATCAGCCATTGTCTGATTCAATCCAGCAACCgtttgcagctgctgctgtcgaGAACTGCCAAGTTTTTACTGCCAACGTTCAAAGTAAACTGTTAATGCTTTATAAAAGAAAGATTCATGCAAAATTCACTGTAAAATACAGGTACATTTACACCAATATCTCAGGAAAGCTGGCTGTAGGCAGGTTTTAGTGAGGCTATATCtgcatttctttaaactgtgatTAATGTATATAGTCTAACAACAGAGCGATAAACATTTCATTTGAGGTTCGAGGTGAGCCGGCCAGATGAGGTCACACCTCCCTGTAACTTGGTGCCTGTGCTGGTTTCCTCCCAGAGCCCTGTACAGGCTGCGGCCCACATTTTCActttatgacagctgggataaactTGCCCCCACTCCCACCCACAACCTGAGTTACACAAACTGTATGGAATTGTCTCAATACAGGAAATTAGCTGCTCAGAGTAATCAGGTGACACTTTCCATACAACTACCAAACATGATACTGAGGGCAGTGCTACCCCACTGCCATCTAGTGGGAATTTAACTAACCCTAACCGTCATTGTCCAGTGTGCATGGCAAGAGAAAGCCCTTACTAAAGattatgatttaaaatgtgtattttctaCACTTTTAACAGCCAATAACAGCAGACCTGCAACAACTTGGCATGTGTAGATACTAAAAATGCTTCCTCTCCACTTCTGTACATTTAATCTGTCAgctgagtagaaaaaaaaaaaacaggatttgtcCATGTAACCATCACCagtatattttcttatttacagattgaggtggggaaaaaaaaatgatagtgGTACACAAAATCTGATAGGATCAtcaaataactgaaacaaacatAGCATTCAGTTTGAATTATCTACTTGATACCACCAAACAATACAAGGAGAACTGATATCCTAACAGAAGAACCctattcaaaaaaaaattgagaaacTTCACAGGCCCTCAAAACTGAAAtggaataaaatgtaataaatacagtataaaacGCTGTTTTAATGTGTAAGTCTCACTGTTAGGTTAAGAGAAAATTCAAACACACCCTgttcacatttaactgtttaccAAATAAAGTCACTTCAAGAATTCATgtaatctattaaaaaaaagaaaatcatgacTCATGATGAACATGTAAAGATGGATGGCTTTCAGTTACACTTAGTATGAAAGTTTAATGTTACAATCATTTAAGAATaatcaaaaacaagaaaaagggcCAAACATTTTCTCCATTAACCAGGGGCTTGCAGCCACCTAGTGGCTATAAGTAATATAGTTGGGGGCACATTTTCCCTGCTGCCACAGCTCTGCTAAATGTACGTCTCCGTTACAGACTAAAGGCAAGTTGAATCAAAGGGCCAGCTCAGCTCAATACACCATGTTCGGTTagtgtgctgctgctgggtGGGTTGGGCAGACAATTTATACTCCTGATCAGTCCGGTTACAGTACAGTTGAAGTGAGAGGGACCACACTGAGGACTTCCTCACTCGCTGTCAAACTTAATGGAGTTGACTGAGGTGGAGATGGCTCCACCGCGGTagcttcctctcttcttcttggTCTTTTCGTGGCGAAATGATTTGCCTTTTGTGAACTTCAGCACTTCATTGGCTTTCTGGCCCCAGTCTCCATTAGCTCCCATCTGAAATGGTGAagatggtttttttgttttgttttgtttttttaaattggttgTTGATCAGTCACCTCAACAACTATAACATACAGTACTCCTGATGTAAGAATGGTTAGTAGGATTAAAAGAATTCACCTTTGCCTCAAAAGAGTTGTTTGAGAGGCGGGGGTCCACATCTACGTCCTCCTCTCGTATTCTACGGAAGGGGACGTTTGAAGACTGGAGACAGAAAGTGGCTTCAATCAGCTTTTTTCAACTCAGTTTAAATTGAGTTTAAATCTAGCCTCATGTAGGTCTTACCTTCTTACTGGCTTTAGGGAAAGTCTGTGGTGTGGTTGTGGCTATCTTGCTTTTTGGTGTCGTCagttcattttctgtctcttcacTTTCTGATGATTCTtcatccttttttctctttccattaGTGCCTGTATGAGGAAAAGGTGCTCATACTTAGTCAACACTGCAACCGTTCCATTAAAAATTAAACCCTTAAGAGGACCATAAGGGTAAAAAGCAATACAAATCAAACTGAGTGATAACAGTTCATTTCCCTGTTTAATGACAAGATGATTTTCATGTTTGAGTCTTACTGTTTATTATTGGGGTGTTGGGTGCAGTGGCTGCTTTACGTGGCGCTTCGTCCTCTTCAGatgaactctctgaggagctGCTACTGCTCGTTTTAGGTTtagctgctggagcagctttTGTACTTCCTTTGCTgggctcttcatcctcttcagagCTGCTGTCACTGGATGAGGACTCTGGCTTTGCTGCAACCTTCGCTGATGCCGCCGTCTTGGGAGTTCCCGTCTTGCTGTTGGTAACTGTAGGCTTAGCTACAGGGGTCTCTGTCTCTGAATCAGAGCTATCTGTGGAATCTGAGCTACTCTCCTCTGCTTTTTTTGCTGAAGCCACAGCTGCCTTTTTGACTGCAGGTGCTGCCTTTGTGGCACTAGCTGCAGGGGCAGCTTTCTTGGCTGCAGCTGGAGCTTGTTTCTTTGGCGCTTCATCCTCTGAGTCTGAGCTGTCAGAGTCAGAGCTGCTTTCTTCTGCAGCAGCTTTCTTAGCTGCAGGAGTAGCTGGCTTTGATGCAGGAGTAGCTGGCTTTGATGCTGGTGGTGGCTTGGTCTTAGCTGGctcttcctcatcctcagaGGAGGACTCGGAGCTGCTCTCTTTCAACACAGGCTTTCCTGCAGGTGTAGCAGGTTTTGAGGCTGGGGTAGCGGCTTTAGCTGCTGCAGGTTTAGCCTTGgctggctgctcttcatcttCAGAGGAAGAATCAGAGTCAGAGCTGCTTTCTTCTGCAGCAGCTTTCTTAACTGCAGGAGTAGCAGGCTTTGAAGCTGGCGTTGCAGGCTTAGCTGCTGTTGGCTTGGCCTTAGCTGCAGGTGTAGCAGGCTTTGAAGCCGGCGTTGCAGGCTTAGCCACTGTTGGCTTGGCCTTAGCTGGTTCTTCCTCTTCTGAAGATGAGTCTGAGTCAGAGCTGCTTTCtgctgcaggagcagcaggctTAGCTGCAGGAGTAGCAGGCTTTGAAGCTAGGATGGGCCGTTTCGCTGCTGTTATCTTAGTCTTAGCAGGCTCTTCATCTTCGGAAGAGGAGTCAGAGTCTGAactgctctctgctgctgcaggctttGCTGCAGGGACAGCAGGCTTTGAAGCTGGGGTAGTTTTAGCTGCAGGCTTGGCTTTCACAGGCTGTTCCTCATCCTCAGAGGAGTCCTCTGATTCAGAGCTGGTCTCTGCTGCCTTGGCTTGAGGCTTAGAAGCTGCAAGTGGGGTTGCAGTTTTGGTTGCAGGTTTTGTTGGGGCCTCATCCTCAGAGCTGCTATCTGAATCTGGGAAGCAAAACCAATAGTTTCATGAAAGTTTGGAAACAACATAggaataataacaaatgatatTAAGTCATAATTGACAACTCCTGAGTGTAGGCATGTAGCTCAACACCAACTAGAAGAACTAAGTCAAGGTATAACAAAATATGCATCTCACTTACAGAAATACTGAGTTCAAATACCCAAAATGTGGCATCTCCTACCTGAGGACTCGTCTTTCTGAGCTGGAGTAGTCTTGGCAGGTGCAGCTTTAGCTGTGGGCTTCTTTGCGGCCTCCTCCTCTGAACTGGAGTCCTCTGACGAGGAGTCATCTTTAGCAGATTTAGCAGGAGCAGCTTTAGCAGGAGCCACTTTTGTTGCAGGGCTCTTCACCTCTTTAGCTGGAGCAGGTttgactggggctgctttaaCTGCAGGCTTCTTGGCCTCCTCCTCATCTGAGCTTGAATCTAGAAAGAAACAGACATTTATAAACATTCACCGTCACAGACTCATCACTTCAAAATGGGAAATGAGTGGAATTTGTGAACATTACCAGAGCTCTCTGAGCTGGACTCCTGCTTCTTTGCAGCAGGTTTAGATGCACCAGGTCTGGCAGCAGGTGTCTTTGCAGGGGTAGGTTTTGCTGTGACAGTTAAAATGCTGTTAGACATCAAACTGAAATCACCAAGAGGTCAAGGTGAGAAAGACGAGAACCACTTACATgccactttcttcttcttctcctcatcttcatcGCTGCTGTCATCACTGCTGTCTGAAGAGTCGCTGTCCTTGGCCTTGCTTGCTGCTGATGCAGCAGGAGCTTTCTGGATTGAAGCAGGAGGTGGGACTGCACTGTATGCTCCTACAGGACAAAGATAGCTCATCAGAatcaaaacaaatacaacattttAACCACAGATTGTTCCAGGGATGACCAGGCGAACAGctcgagttttttttttcccagagttAGAGCCATCAATTGGGGTCATGATCATGAAAGACAAAGGctttagattgtttttttttttactgctgtaaGTAATATGAACTTAATCTAACTTATTTTTCATGTAGCTGTTAAATTCAGGCACATCAGCTAAAAGGACATTAAATATGTAGATTGGGACTAAATCCCTTCcaatttttgttgctgtttcatGTCTCCCTCACCTCTTTTAAACTAAGACATTTAGGTTGCTACTCTGCAGCTTGTGTGGTTGTAAACAAG
This is a stretch of genomic DNA from Archocentrus centrarchus isolate MPI-CPG fArcCen1 chromosome 15, fArcCen1, whole genome shotgun sequence. It encodes these proteins:
- the nolc1 gene encoding nucleolar and coiled-body phosphoprotein 1, whose translation is MAAEKSVPSDLFKCVYSFLLENKFTKAAQEFLKQTKVAPQDQNEENLVNIYNFWVKSPEAKKRKVPSNWAKDANGPSAKKTKSSKESSSSEDSSSEDEQADVKQSKAAPAAASKGPAKAAAGAAKAAAGAAKAASSSSEDSSSDSEEEKAPAKAATKVAVKQPAAAAGSARKKDSSSSSEESDSEEEQPARAPAPKPKAGGVTTPKAAVPAKGAAQKKQESSSSEDSSSDSEDEAPAKAPVKSAPVKKAPAESSSEDSSSEDEAPPSKKPKAGAYSAVPPPASIQKAPAASAASKAKDSDSSDSSDDSSDEDEEKKKKVASKPTPAKTPAARPGASKPAAKKQESSSESSDSSSDEEEAKKPAVKAAPVKPAPAKEVKSPATKVAPAKAAPAKSAKDDSSSEDSSSEEEAAKKPTAKAAPAKTTPAQKDESSDSDSSSEDEAPTKPATKTATPLAASKPQAKAAETSSESEDSSEDEEQPVKAKPAAKTTPASKPAVPAAKPAAAESSSDSDSSSEDEEPAKTKITAAKRPILASKPATPAAKPAAPAAESSSDSDSSSEEEEPAKAKPTVAKPATPASKPATPAAKAKPTAAKPATPASKPATPAVKKAAAEESSSDSDSSSEDEEQPAKAKPAAAKAATPASKPATPAGKPVLKESSSESSSEDEEEPAKTKPPPASKPATPASKPATPAAKKAAAEESSSDSDSSDSEDEAPKKQAPAAAKKAAPAASATKAAPAVKKAAVASAKKAEESSSDSTDSSDSETETPVAKPTVTNSKTGTPKTAASAKVAAKPESSSSDSSSEEDEEPSKGSTKAAPAAKPKTSSSSSSESSSEEDEAPRKAATAPNTPIINSTNGKRKKDEESSESEETENELTTPKSKIATTTPQTFPKASKKSSNVPFRRIREEDVDVDPRLSNNSFEAKMGANGDWGQKANEVLKFTKGKSFRHEKTKKKRGSYRGGAISTSVNSIKFDSE